Sequence from the Salvelinus alpinus chromosome 27, SLU_Salpinus.1, whole genome shotgun sequence genome:
AGTGCTGTGAGTTGAAGGGACAGACAATAGCCAAGGTCTGAGACCTAAAAAGGCACTAaatggagattttttttttttaagtattctGTTTAAATACAGATTTTCAATTTGCGGCTGGTGGCGGTAATATACATTTACAGTTTAGCTGGAGGTAGAAAATTCAGTACATGATCACTCACATTGAGGCATAGAAGGTACCGTTAACATTTTCTTTCAACTCCCCATTTTGAAAGCATGCTGTTTATGACCTCCAATCATCCTCTGGTGTGTATATTGTTCAATTGCATTAAATCAGTGAAGAAAACATACATAACAGATCAACCACCAGTATTACAAAACATTCTTGATATATTGTTCAGAGAGTAAACAGACTAGATGCATCAGGAAGAGCATTGCATTTTACAGTATCATTCCTAAAACCCAATACATTTCAGCAAACGAGCATCAAATATACTCTTTGGTTTACGTACCACAAGCACATGAATTGTGGACCAGTTTACACACAAAATTGTCAAAGTTAAAGAATGCATTTCTAGCTTAAATAATTTTGATGCGGTCTATGGAACTAAATGTTGAGTGCGCATAGAAACTCAAGATAGGGTCAGTTGGCTATGGGAGACTATAGTCAACATTGCCATACGTGCACTAAATGCATGTCCTAGTGGGGTCAACATACTTTGACTTCGTAATGGGTACCCTGTATTGAGTTAATTGAAAACAAGGTTTATGGAAGCAACTGTACTTAATTCAACAATGCAGACTTCCCAGTCTCATCGAAGAACTATTAACTGAAAAAGTATGGAGCCACAGCACATTATGAAAGGAAGCACAGTCTGGCGTCTGCACACCATAGACAGGGCTTCTGAGAAGCACATGCTTACTTACCCCTGGTTTTTTAAACCCTTCCAGAAGTAAGCAATTTCCAGCATTTTATACTTTTCTCCAGCCTTGGCAACACAAACCAGTCACAGCTGCCACTACATGCCATCTAAAAGTTGATTTCCTCCCCTGATTGCAAGGACAGGAATCCCATCCATTTTGTTTATCAAGACTGTCCCAGTGTCTGGGATTTCAATCCTGTAAACATTGTGAAGATGACAAGGAGCTTGGAAGTACACACAACCCAATCATAGAAAACTCTAAATGTCCATAGTAATAAGGGAAAAAACATTTATAATAAATAATGAActtttgtatatatttatatgGAAAAAAAGTCTGCTGAAAAAGGACTATAAGCCAGCAAAACTCAATGCATGGCACAGCTCTTTATAAAAAGCGTATTGCCTCAAACGTGTAGAGTCAAGCTTAGGAGCAAACAGCTCAGCTCTTGGGTCACTCAAATGGTGATGTGGAAAGAGTCTTGTAGCCAGGAGTCCTTGCTTGTCCCATTTTTGGGAGATGTCGCCTCACTTCCCTCCGGTTGGTCAGTTGGTGTTGTGCTGGTCTCCTGGTAGTATTCATCATCTTCGTCAAAGTAGCCGTTCTCTATCCCATGCCCGGCGCTGAGATCCTGGCAACTGCctttgtactcttggattgactCATGGAGGGACCAGAGCTGACACAGCAACGACATATCCTGCTGACGCAATCCCACCTGGAAAGATAAAAATGACCTGAATTATTTTAAGATCTCCCAAACAGGTGCTTGATACTACACTTATGCCTAACCGTTAGCaattagacaaacattggcagaggTGCTTCATGCCTTTAACTAGAATTTTTTCTCTCCAATTAAGCAGAAATATTTTATGGGTTCAAATATTAATCCCATTGGAGGATAGGCCTACAGTGAGGCTGAAAGAGTTTGATTTGTAAGCTTTCAAAGAGATACTCCTACTGCAACATCTTCACACAAGTCAATGGAGTATAGATTGTGTAGGCTTTCAAATGAAACCAAACTGGCAGAGCTTGCATGGTATGAATGTAGGCTATGAAATTCTACAAGCAACAATGTATAAATGTTTCATTGTTGTTGTGGCACCGTTACTAGCTAACGTTGCAAATGTTATCACACATACATTGGAAACTGCCAGTGTAAAGTTGTTGGTTTACATGTTAACGCCGACCATAAGAGCTAGGATACTAATTAGACCATGAAGTAATTAACAGTAACGGAGTGATTTCTTGATTCTGTCAGAACAGCTGTTACTCTC
This genomic interval carries:
- the fam89a gene encoding protein FAM89A produces the protein MNGKSANGTAGGTLASIEGLPPLPKSLSGLLNSSGGSWREMERMYAKKTMIQDDLSRGRNNSDNLLANKPANLDAALALLRKEMVGLRQQDMSLLCQLWSLHESIQEYKGSCQDLSAGHGIENGYFDEDDEYYQETSTTPTDQPEGSEATSPKNGTSKDSWLQDSFHITI